In Penaeus vannamei isolate JL-2024 chromosome 21, ASM4276789v1, whole genome shotgun sequence, the DNA window ACATAACTCAAGGGCAGACTGGATCTACCTTAAAGACGTCAATCCTTCACACCTCGACTCACAGATGAGCTCTATGAATGGCCTATGGATTCATCTCCTGACTCccggggtgtagggggggggtgacACTGACCTTGCTCTTACATGGCCTTGTTTGTGGTATATGGGAGGAATTCTATGACAAGGTGTTTGCAATATGCATGGTCACATTGTCAtagcattcttgttatcattccgTTATTGCAGtcagtattattgatatgattatgatattactaatgatattatcaacaGAATCAATGttattgtgcatttttttttctctaatatcattatatttggcATTGTAAATAACTGTCAGAATtataaatatttcaaaaatatCGCTAAGTGATAACCTCAATACCCGAAATCTGCTTTTGTATGAGACATTAGAAAGTACACCCACCACCCCTGTACTATCTCGAAGACAGCACAGAGAGACATTCGCAAGTACACCCACCATCCCTGTACTATCTCGAAGGCGGTGCAGACATTAGAAAGTACATCCACCATCCCTGTACTACCTCGACGACTGCACAGAGAAACATTAGAAAGTACACCCACCATCCCTGTACTATCTCGAAGGCAGCACAGAGAGACATAAGAAAGTACACCCACCATCCCTGTACTGTCTCGAAGGCGGTGCAGACATTAGAAAGTACATCCACCATCCCTGTACTACCTCGACGACTGCACAGAGAAACATTAGAAAGTACACCCACCATCCCTGTACTATCTCGACGACTGCACAGAGAGACATTAGAAAGTACACCCACCATCCCTGTACTATCTCGAAGGCAGCACAGAGAGACATAAGAAAGTACACCCACCATCCCTGTACTGTCTCGAAGGCGGTGCAGACATTAGAAAGTACATCCACCATCCCTGTACTATCTCGAAGGCGGTGCAGACATTAGAAAGTACACCCACCATCCCTGTACTATCTCGACGACTGCACAGAGAGACATTAGAAAGTACACCCACCATCCCTGTACTATCTCGAAGGCGACACAGAGACATTAGAAAGTACACCCACCATCCCTGTACTATCTCGAAGGCGGCACAGAGAAACATGAGAAAGTACACCCACCATCTCTGTATTATCTCGAAGGCGGCGCAGAGAAACATGAGAAAGTACACCCACCATCCCTGTACAATCTCGAAGGCGGCGCAGAGAGACATAAGAAAGTACACCCACCATCCCTGTACTCTCTCGACGACTGCACAGAGAGACATAAGAAAGTACACCCACCATCCCTGTACTATCTCGAAGGCAGCACAGAGAGACATAAGAAAGTACACCCACCATCCCTGTACTATCTCGAAggcgacacagacagacataagaaaGTACACCCACCATCCCTGTACTACCTCTAAGGCGACACAAAGACGTCCACCCTATCGGTTTACGCTTATCAATATGCCTAGTCCTTTCTACCGAGGAAGCGAAGGGGCGGAGGCATGCGTCGGGGCATAATAGAAGGCATTACAGATACAGAATTTTAGTCTTAGCCTGTATATTTTGTCTCGTCCCTGAAGGCGACTTAGAAATACGAGGCTTAtctcatttttctatcttttcccttGATTCTGTACCATTGTTTTGTATCACGCACTAGACTTCATTTGCATATGGTATCGGTCGAgaagtgtttgttgttgttgttgtttttgttcttatcattatcactgtttgtatcagtttcatcattattgtcattagtaatacCAGGTTAATATTAACtgctaatgttttctttttcttttttatcatcactattgacgcagttatcacttatcattattattataattgttattattatgttatcattataatttttatcattttggctatcagtatcaatatctgCATTATAGTTATtcctttttagtattatcattatcattactattattataatcataattactataattattgttattgctattatccttatcactttaatttttatcataattattatcattatcattagtagtagtattactatcattactatcactatcaatcacgataataatgataataataatgatagttgtcattgaaattatcattattaccatcgttatcattatcattattattttcattattattttcattattattattatcattgctattattatcatcattatcagtaccattattattatcattatcataataataacactctttaccattgtcatcatcatgattatcgttatcactatcatcattatcatcatctttattggtatgatgatcataattaccatcaatatcataattattatcattttttatcattatcactgttataaccattattatctttatttcttttattaagattattgtttttatcatcaccgttataattattactgttatcattgctattatcattatcattatcgtcattattgcatcattatcattgttattatcaatgtaataattgtcattattactactactattgttaccattatcgctatcattatcattatcattatcattcttagtattatcattgatcGAGTTTGTGCCTTCAGAAGATGCCGCAGtaacagagaataaagaaagaaaatgtgtgttCAAACTCCCTCTGCTAAAATTCTTCAAAAGAATCCTACAACTTCTAACATACTTATATACGCTAtatcattttttccttatctGTCCAATCTGGATAATGAACTGTAGGTGAGTATGTCTGTGTCCTGCTCTTTATCACGTAGAAACGGTTGTAAACAGTATTAGCGAAATACCTAATAACCAATTACttaccatctttttctctcttccctcttttcccctaacGACGATGTCTAAATGATAATTTGATAtactttataataattttatatacttGATAACAATTTGATATACttgataataatttgatataCTTGATAACAATTTGATATCCTTGATAACAATTTGATATTCttgataataatttgatataCTTGATAACAATTGGATATACCTGATGATAATTTGATATACTCGAATGATGACAAATTTTCCTCTCGCAGTTTCGGAAATCGGAAGGCAATGGAATCCGGGAAGATGAACGACAAAGGATGGAAAGCGAAACTCAGAGAAGGATTGACTTGGAGGAAGGAGCTGATACCCATTAAGATTATTTACTTCCTCTTCATGGGAGGTGAGTCAAGTGGCCTGTCGACAAATGGGCAGTTCGACCCTTCAAATCATTTCTGTCTGTTGCGTATCTCGGTTGCTATGTTATGGGGGTAagtatcatttatatattgtatactatCCCCGTGTATATTTTTCTTCGAAGAGAGGAAATCAGATCTAAAAATTCTAGAAGATATAACACATCATATACAAAGAAAATGACATGCACATTTTTGTTTTTTCGGATTAAGATTTTCACTTATCATGATTTAGCGAGGAAATACTTATGACACCTCACACTTCATTTAGGAAGCAAGCATGTTAGTGTTCTTGTCCTACTAACCAGAGCTAACAGGAAAAGTTAATATGCGATAAGTAACATGACACTGAATAAGGTGCGACAGGTCAGTAACGCTCGTAAATAATTCATGCCATGCGTTGGGTGTTACGTAACGATTACGTGGTGGTGGTAAGGACAGTCTGTATGTAATTTACTCTGTTTGttttggggagaggaagagggatacggTTTATGAATACAGGATCCTTATTATTTGTAATTTATACAACTCGAAAGGGCTCAACGTCAGAGACTTCAACGCACACTTCTGTGGGTAATGAAAATATCATATTCTTCCAtaactgctttttttttcttcttttacaagcGATTACAGCATGCTTATTGTGGCATAAGTGCAATAGTGTATTTGGaagtttaatatcattatcatcatagccattatcattatcattacctgttACATTAACTTTACATCAAAGAGTATCAACTGAGACTAATCTTATAAATCAGAGTCAATTCTTACAGTGTAACCGACTAATTTTCACATCGTAATCGGCCAATTTCACAATGCAACCGGCAATGTTTTTTAGTGTCAGACTTAAAACTATCTGACTCCTGAGATTCACTACTTATCAAACCCTATTAGAATAAGTTTTTACGCTTTATTAATGATATGCACCCAAGtgtacagagatacatacatatagatacacatatacacatgaaaaaaataacttcaataaaaaaaatcaaacaaacaaacaaaaagtaaatGTAATAGAATCATTATGACAATAAGGAATTAAATGCTATATAAATCAAAACATCGTTTTAAACACCAATTAACAATACATTGTACACTTCCCTCGTGAAGGTGCTACGGGTTTCCTGCCGTACCTGACGCTTCACATGCAGACGCTTGGCATAACCGTCAAGGAAATTGCTGTCATTTATGCCTTCCTGCCCATCGCCTCTCTACTCGGGCCGCCGATATCAGGTAAGCTCAGGTTGCAGTACTGATTTCTGATTGGATTTAAGTAGATCATAAAACATAACAGAgttgatgaggaaggggaggaggaggaggggaagaaggggggagaggaagaaggaggataagaaaagggaggaggaggaaagagggagaggaggagggcgagggaagtggaggaggttatTTTGCTGTATTAGCCCAGTTTATATTCAAATGGAATATTCCGAACGAAATAGGTTACTTCATTGCCGTGTATTTTTTCCTAGTCTACCAAATTGTTGTTTATAAACAAATGTATTTTGTCTTCATGAGAGCTAAGACATCGGTAACTCCTACATCACAGTATCTGAATGCATAAATGTTGAGCCATTTTCACATCTGATTTTACATGCTTATCGACATGATTCATCCACAGGCATCATCGCGGACAAGTTTGGCAAGTACAAAATCGTCGTTTGCTTGAACATTCTGTTGTGCGTAGTCTTCCACTTGTCGCTGCTGTACGTGCCTGTTCGTCCCACCAACACCCTCACTTTTGCTTGTGGACCAAACGACCATTCTCTTGCCTGGTCGTCCTGTGATCATTGCCACGACCTTCGCAACTCCACTGATCTTCACATGGTCTTGAAGGTAAGAATGCCTGAGTCAAGGGTCGATGCGTAGAAACCCGAGGTTAATCACCGGAGGGAGTTATTGCATGTGGTAAatctagttatacatatatacatatatatgcatgtatatatatatatatatatatatatatatatatatatatatatatatatatatatatgcgcgcgcgcgtgtgtgggctCATGTTTAACTTTTTATTCCAGTTTTACCTTCAAATGCACTTCAGTTGCTGAAGTTGAAACTGAAATAAATGCTCGCATGAACTTCAAATTAATTATATCCTTTATTCCTtgtagagaaaataagaaagaaaatatagacatacagatatagatatctcTATACATAACACCTTCAAATTACTGTTGTATAAATGTGGCCTTCATGTGATCAGCTTACCTTACAAAACTTAATAACATTATAAACAGGCACCATATGTCTACACCAAGGAATTTATAATAGATAGCTCTAATTCAAATTAGGAAGTTGATCCCAAGAATAGAATTGACTTTTTTATCTAAagtattctgacggctgttaatGGCAAGGAACTCTTCGTTATCGTAAATAAAACAGGGAAATTTGTTTTTAAGTtcggatgattataacaatagtgagtatataataaaaattattatgtatCAGGCTGTATCTGATATCTCAGGTGCACTCTTATTGGCTAAATGTAATGATGTCATCAGCTCCGCCCCTTTCTAGGCTCCAACAATTAGTGTGATATTTTATAGTAAATGTTAAtgaattttctttgaaaatggttcagaaataacAATGGttaaaaaataatcgaaaaagaAACCAAGCAAAAATACAATATTTAACATGTACAATGAATATCGGCGGAGAGGCGGATCTTAGTTCAGAAATTGCCAATTAGGAATTTCATGATGGAGTGCTTATGCCAGTGTAAACATACTTTGGTATATATAAAAACTGGATCTTGTATACAATATCTGCCTACGTATACCGTTTATGCGATTATGATTTTCAATCTCCATTTTTGTCTAAGTCCTATGCCTCAGTGCTTTAATAATTTCTAGCAGATACCCAGAACAAAAaggcatatctctctctattatttaagTGAATACAACAAAGAATTCTTTTATTTATGGCTTTCCACGTCTATCGAGAAACTGACTTGGCACAATAAGCAAAGCGGAAACCACGACCCTCTTTAGCATGGTATCCCCTGAAGACCATCGGTTTTCTGTGATCCCTGCTGGCCTTTGAGATTTTCAACAGAATGTCCGGTAATACTTAACTATAACGATAGAATAGAAATAACGGCGTAGGTTATAGTATgactatgtatttttttatatatgtgtgcatatataggtatatatatatatatatatatatatatatatatatatatatatacatatatatatatatatatatatatatatatatatatatatatgtgtgtgtgtgtgtgtgtgcgtgtgcgtgtgtgtgtgtgtgtgtgtgtgtgtgtgtgtgtgtgtgtgtgtgtgtgtgtgtgtgtgtgtgtgtgtgtgtgtgtgtgtgtgtgtgtgtgtgtgtgtgtgtgtgtgtgtttacacacacgcaaacagacacatacacacataaacatttatatatatatatatatatatatatatatatatatatatatatatatatatatatatatacatgcatgtatgtatgtatatataatatatgcatatatcataaatactatatagatatcacacacgcaaatatatgtgtgtacgtgtgtctgtgcacTTCCGTGTGGTAATCACTGCATTTAACTCTCCAGGACTGTAAGTTCCTCTTCGAGACGACTGCAACTGAAGCACACCTTTGTTCCTCAATCCAAAGCGACGGTTCCTGCATCTCCTTCAATATTACAGAAGAGGTAAGATTGTGGggacaatactattatcattttctagtGTCATACCgatattattgaaataataaatctgtgaaaagataaattatataaatatcaaatattatatatatatatatatatatatatatatatatatatatatatatatgtatgtatgtatgtatgcatattgaaACTACAGCAGATAGCAAAAGTTctacaatattaaaaaaaaatcttgatctattgtttctttttcttcacctgtCGCCCTACTTGTCCTCCAAACCCCAGGTGGCCATCAACGCAACGGTGTTATCGTGGAGAGAGAACAACACGTGTTCCCATACGTGGTCGAGCCTAACGCACGGGGGACAGGAGTTCCAGGGCCTCATTTGCCCCTCCAGCTACCCTCTCGAGTGCCAGGTGACGCTGTCAGACCAGTGCCAACACCCTGACGATCCTTCCAACAGCCCAACGACGTTCTGGGTCTACTTCGGCCTTCGTATGATCAGCACTTTCTTCCTGGCTTCGGCTTTTACGATGCTTgtgagttattatttttttccttcccgctTATCTACAGAGGCAGATCCCCTTTAAATATGAAATTGCTTAGCGTATTAACTTTTTAATAGGATAATTTCGTCATTTATGTTTAATTATCATCAGGGTTTTATCGGGGATAGTTGctttgtgaaaaaaataataaatagtgatgGAATTTTAACGGTGGGTTCCTTATAGGACAAGGATAAATCGACTGTCTTTTAAATCCAGGATGAAATTAAACctgctgtcacactagcagttTTTCCGGcaattttttacaattttatttaacatcaatacaaacattgaATATaattcttgatttgactttgcttggctgaaaaagttgacgttaaggttttcagacggaaacgatcattatcgtctgattggaaaatcgacaattcgctcaaaaattgacaaaatttcagaaaattgtcaaaaatttgacggaaaaagtgctagtgtgacagcatcttAAAGGAATCTCCAATATTGCTAGTAAGGGCTCTCTGACAGGGGTTTAAGAATAGTTTTTAATGGAATCAGATACATTTCATACATCTTTCTCGTTAATGTGTAATATTTTCTATCTCATgctgatataaaaataaatactttttttattCGATTCACAGGACGCCACGACACTGGCCATCATCAAGCAGCACAAAGCAGACTTTGGCAAGCAACGTGTCCTTGCGACCATAGGTACGGGAATCGTGCCTCTCGTAACTGGCATCATACTCGACAGGCACAGTGCCAACATAGGTGAGGTTTTCTTATTTTGTACTCTTCATATCTCTACGCGTTTAAATGTCAACACGGTTATAAATCCATTTTCTTTGTCATAGAAAAtggcagattattattattttttttttttgtctcttttattttatcattattattatttttaatcttaaTGAGATGTTCGTCTCCTAAGGTTACACGGACTACATGCCTGCCTTTTACCTGGGCAGCGTACTTATCGTCATAGCTGGACTACTGGTGACCCGCCTCCAATTCACGGTAAGAGTAACAaccttgttattgttaccataacTCGTACAAAGGTATATCTTTTACAAAACAAACGACACCATTACTTGTTTCCCATTTCAGCTGATACTACAGTAAAGTCCAATCTGCacgtctctcatttttttcctcacaGGTGGATATCTCAAATGAAAAGTTGCTGAAGGACCTGAAGGCGCTGGTGACCAAGGTGGAGATCGACATCTTCCTGGTCATGGTCCTCGTCCTCGGGTCCAACTGGGGCTTCATCGAGAGCTACCTCTTTGTCTTCCTCAAAGAGCTCAAAGCTCCGAATTATCTCCTGGGTAAGGCCTTTTTGGTTTGAGTGTtgtgttggtgagagagagagagagagtgagtgagtgagtgagtttccctctccccgtctctctctctctgtctctctctctctctctctctctctctctctctctctctctctctctctctctctctctctctctctctccctccctccctccttccctccctacctccctccctccctccatccatccatccatctgtatctctctccctccctccctaccccctccctccctccctccctccctccctccctccctctctccctccctctctccctccctccctctctccctccctccctccctccctccctccctccctccctctctgcttcccttcctccctccatccatccatctctccctccctccctacctccctccctctctctctctcttcctccatctctccctctctccatccctccctctaagTCAGTGTTTTCAAAACGTAGCCTCATATCAGATAGCCAAATCTTCGAACCGAACCATCATCCCTCACTGGTTTTGACGTCTTTGAACCCTCGGCGTCGcgctgtctgcctgtgtctctccctGCCCTAATGAGACCTTGTCCCTACCTGCAGGTCTCACCCTGACCGTGGGCTGCATGGTGGGCATCCCTGTCATGTTTATTGCTGACAAGGTCGTCGAAATGATGGGTCGACCTGCAATCTTCGTTCTGTCCTTCGTGTGCTACGCGGTCAGGCATTTTGGATATGCTTATTTAACGTGAGTCGCCATCCGGGAGAAGAAGTGATACGCATGCGTGTCTGCTTAtgcgaatatttatgtatatatatatatatatatatatatatatatatatatatatatatatatatatatatgtatatatatatgtatatatatatatatatttatttatttatttatacatagacacacacacacacacacacacacacacacacacacacacacacacacacacacacacacacacacacacacacacacacacacacacacacacacacacaaaaaaaaaaaaaaaaaaaaaaaaaaaaaaaaaaaacgcgagcgcacacatacacacacacacacaaaaaaaaaaaacgcgagcgcatacatacacacacatatatttatatatgtatatatacaatatatatatatatgtatatatatatgtatatatatatatatatatatgtatatatatatatatatatatatatatatatatatatatatatatatatatatatatatatgcatattgtatatatatacacactcaaactgGTACACAGATGTAtctgtgcgtacacacacatacagagagatagataggtaggtagatagagatatgtattgtgtgtatgtatatctgcgtgtatatatataaatagatatataaattgatcTAGGTCTAG includes these proteins:
- the LOC113829516 gene encoding major facilitator superfamily domain-containing protein 6-like — its product is MESGKMNDKGWKAKLREGLTWRKELIPIKIIYFLFMGGATGFLPYLTLHMQTLGITVKEIAVIYAFLPIASLLGPPISGIIADKFGKYKIVVCLNILLCVVFHLSLLYVPVRPTNTLTFACGPNDHSLAWSSCDHCHDLRNSTDLHMVLKDCKFLFETTATEAHLCSSIQSDGSCISFNITEEVAINATVLSWRENNTCSHTWSSLTHGGQEFQGLICPSSYPLECQVTLSDQCQHPDDPSNSPTTFWVYFGLRMISTFFLASAFTMLDATTLAIIKQHKADFGKQRVLATIGTGIVPLVTGIILDRHSANIGYTDYMPAFYLGSVLIVIAGLLVTRLQFTVDISNEKLLKDLKALVTKVEIDIFLVMVLVLGSNWGFIESYLFVFLKELKAPNYLLGLTLTVGCMVGIPVMFIADKVVEMMGRPAIFVLSFVCYAVRHFGYAYLTDPWLVFPYEMLEVFTYQVMWVAVVTYCPILAPKGLLATMTGVTGATHYSLGRGVGALFGGYLISNYGLPTAFRVFAYISLGGAAVYVFVYYVYLRKKIAEKEEEIESDKKQKSSEEGKPMLDGKGSCVAVVAAKKPAQDSAP